CTGTTCATAATGCGTCACCTGAAGTTAGCTTTAGAAAATGCCTGCTGAATATATTAATGAGTCATGCCGGCAGTTTAACCGTTTTTTAAAAATTCGCAAAGGCCGGTATAACGCTTAGTTTTTCTGTCGTTTGATACCATCTGTTCAACAACGCCAGGGCGTCCGACTATGATTACCATTTCTTTTGCCCGAGTTACCGCAGTATATAAAAGGTTGCGGTAAAAAAGCTGCGGTGAGCCGGAAAAGAGCGGGAGAATGACCGCCTTGAATTCGCTGCCTTGGCTTTTATGCACTGTTACGGCATATGCGAGGTCCAGCTCTTGGACGCCTTCCGGCGTATATTCCGCGACGCGGTCGTCAAAGCGAATTTTCATCATGCCAGTACGCCGGTCAAGCATTTCGAGCACCCCGACGTCGCCGTTAAAAATGCCGGTTCCGTGCTCTCCGTTGTCTTTTACCCAAATGATATCGTAGTTGTTCTTAATCTGCATGACCTTGTCGCCCTCTCTGAAGAGGCGGGTTCCAAACTGCCGTTCAGACTTGTCAGGTGAACTGGGATTGAGTGCCTGCTGCAGCGCAGTGTTAAGGTCGTTTGCGCCGAGTTCTCCCCGCCGCCCGGGAGTCAGCACCTGTATGTCCCAAAGCGGGGAATATCCATAAGCGTCCGGCAGACGCTTCTTGACAAGTTCGGTCACCGTCTGCCTTACTTGAGCAGGGGTAAAGCGCTGAATAAAGAAAAAGTCGCGGTCACGGCTGGTGAGCGTTGGCTGCTCCCCTCGGACTATTTTATGAGCGTTTGTTACTATCAGGCTTTGGGCGGCCTGCCTAAAAATCTCGTTTAGCTGTACGACGGGAATGACGCCGGATTCTATCATATCGCGCAATGCGTTGCCAGCGCCGACGGGAGGGAGCTGGTCGGCGTCGCCAACCATAATAAGGCGGCAGGTGAGCTTTAATGCTCTCAAAAGCGATTCAAAGAGCAATATATCGACCATCGACAGCTCGTCCACAATCAGCGCGTCACAGTCGAGCTGGTTTTTCTCATTGCGGGCGAATCTCACTTCGTCATCCTGCGTGAATTCAACTTCAAGCAGGCGATGGATTGTTTTGGCTTCTCTGCCCGTTACCTCGGTCATCCGTTTTGCCGCGCGGCCCGTCGGGGCAGCGAGAGCCACCTTTAACCCCATGCTTTCATAAACGGAAATGATAGCGTTGATGGTTGTTGTTTTTCCTGTACCGGGGCCGCCGGTAAGTATCATAACACCGCTTTTAAAAGCGGTTTCAATAGCTTCCTTCTGCTTCTGAGCGTATTTGATACCGAAGGCCTCTTCGGCCTGTTTTATCCGGGCGCTGCAATCTCCAAGAACAGGGCGCTCAATCTGCATCATCAGTTTTATGCGCCCCGCAACATAGGTCTCAGCCC
This DNA window, taken from [Clostridium] cellulosi, encodes the following:
- a CDS encoding helicase, RecD/TraA family (High confidence in function and specificity); translation: MEHEFTSISGTVENIVFRNEDNGWTVFEIDSGDELVTAVGLLFQVSAGDTIKIMGEWVNHPSYGRQFRVESYEKSLPATESAILKYLSSGAIKGIGPVTAQRIIDMFGSEALNVIEKTPEKLAQIRGISLKKAQAIGEDYKQQFGVRSCMLFLQQYGVTPAEAVRIWQKFGPGTVDIVKANPYVLCESGIWISFERADKIAAAMGFGTDTECRIRAGISYILRHNLSNTGHTYIPDNKLITAAASLLGVEESDAQSALEKLVEEEEVISDEISGRRAIFLPSAYRAETYVAGRIKLMMQIERPVLGDCSARIKQAEEAFGIKYAQKQKEAIETAFKSGVMILTGGPGTGKTTTINAIISVYESMGLKVALAAPTGRAAKRMTEVTGREAKTIHRLLEVEFTQDDEVRFARNEKNQLDCDALIVDELSMVDILLFESLLRALKLTCRLIMVGDADQLPPVGAGNALRDMIESGVIPVVQLNEIFRQAAQSLIVTNAHKIVRGEQPTLTSRDRDFFFIQRFTPAQVRQTVTELVKKRLPDAYGYSPLWDIQVLTPGRRGELGANDLNTALQQALNPSSPDKSERQFGTRLFREGDKVMQIKNNYDIIWVKDNGEHGTGIFNGDVGVLEMLDRRTGMMKIRFDDRVAEYTPEGVQELDLAYAVTVHKSQGSEFKAVILPLFSGSPQLFYRNLLYTAVTRAKEMVIIVGRPGVVEQMVSNDRKTKRYTGLCEFLKNG